Proteins from a genomic interval of Synechococcus sp. A15-28:
- a CDS encoding S41 family peptidase, protein MPSANRLRGVLRSGPLLLMLGLGGMAVSMAGPSLGLTGASGGAISDSPKEVIDQVWQIVYRDYLDSTGAYSDARWRQLRRDLLTKSYAGEEESYEAIKGMLASLDDPYTRFLDPKEFKEMRIDTSGELMGVGIQLSLDKDTKELIVVSPIEGTPASRAGVQSQDVIVSIDGAPTKGMTTADAVKLIRGPEGTSVVLGLRRKGEILNVPLTRARIEINAVKSALNTAANGSRIGYIRLKQFNANASREMRAAIQDLEGQGAQGYVLDLRSNPGGLLEASIDIARQWLNKGTIVSTRTREGIRDIRRATGSAITDKPMVVLIDQGSASASEILSGALQENERAQLVGQKTFGKGLVQAVRGLSDGSGMTVTIAKYLTPNGTDIHKNGIQPDISAEMSEKEIRNFKIEDLGTSRDSQYRVAETTLTKALKEVNQVYQPGNANLQAVF, encoded by the coding sequence ATGCCTAGCGCCAATCGTCTGCGCGGGGTCCTCCGTTCTGGACCCCTCCTGTTGATGCTGGGGCTGGGCGGTATGGCCGTCTCGATGGCAGGACCAAGCCTTGGGCTGACGGGGGCTAGCGGAGGCGCGATCAGCGATAGCCCCAAGGAGGTCATCGATCAGGTCTGGCAGATCGTCTATCGGGATTACCTCGATTCCACCGGTGCCTACAGCGATGCTCGCTGGCGCCAGCTTCGAAGGGATCTGCTGACCAAGTCCTACGCCGGAGAGGAGGAGTCATATGAGGCGATCAAGGGGATGTTGGCCAGCCTCGATGATCCCTACACACGTTTCCTGGATCCCAAGGAATTCAAGGAGATGCGGATCGACACCTCCGGTGAGTTGATGGGGGTCGGCATCCAGCTGAGTCTGGACAAGGACACCAAAGAGCTGATTGTTGTTTCACCGATTGAGGGGACGCCGGCATCCCGCGCTGGCGTCCAGTCGCAGGACGTGATCGTCAGCATTGACGGGGCTCCGACCAAGGGCATGACCACCGCAGATGCCGTGAAGCTCATCCGTGGACCTGAAGGGACCAGTGTGGTTCTTGGTTTGCGTCGCAAAGGGGAGATTCTCAACGTTCCTTTGACCCGGGCTCGGATCGAGATCAATGCGGTGAAATCCGCTCTGAACACCGCAGCCAATGGCAGCAGGATCGGCTACATCCGCCTGAAACAGTTCAATGCCAATGCATCCCGTGAGATGCGTGCCGCCATTCAGGATCTAGAGGGCCAGGGCGCTCAGGGGTATGTCCTCGATCTGCGCAGTAACCCGGGCGGTCTTTTGGAGGCCAGTATTGATATCGCCCGACAGTGGCTGAACAAGGGAACGATCGTCAGCACACGAACCCGGGAAGGCATTCGGGATATACGCCGTGCCACCGGCAGTGCCATCACCGACAAGCCGATGGTGGTGCTGATCGATCAGGGTTCAGCCAGCGCCAGCGAAATTCTTTCGGGTGCGTTGCAGGAGAACGAGCGCGCTCAGCTTGTTGGACAGAAAACCTTCGGGAAAGGCCTTGTTCAGGCCGTTCGTGGATTGTCCGACGGCTCAGGAATGACCGTGACCATCGCCAAGTATCTGACCCCCAACGGGACAGATATCCACAAAAACGGCATCCAACCGGACATCAGCGCAGAGATGTCTGAAAAGGAAATTCGTAATTTCAAGATCGAAGATCTTGGAACCTCAAGAGATAGTCAATATCGTGTCGCTGAAACCACACTGACCAAAGCCCTGAAAGAGGTGAATCAGGTCTATCAACCTGGGAACGCCAATCTTCAAGCCGTGTTCTGA
- a CDS encoding uracil-DNA glycosylase — translation MLELHDCEQCTACDLALTRQRVVISRGAASARLMLIGEAPGAREDALGQPFVGRSGQLLDRLLLEVGLNPEKDLYICNVVKCRPPQNRRPKRGELTACRPWLDRQIDLVDPAVIVLLGATAVDSLLGIKTGMTQLRGQWLSWNGRSVMPIFHPSYLLRNPSTAADAPTALTRADLTAVQQRLCER, via the coding sequence ATGTTGGAGCTGCATGACTGTGAGCAATGCACCGCCTGTGATCTGGCGCTGACACGTCAACGGGTGGTGATCAGTCGCGGTGCCGCTTCAGCGCGTCTGATGCTGATCGGAGAGGCCCCCGGTGCCCGGGAGGATGCCTTGGGTCAGCCCTTTGTCGGACGATCTGGCCAGCTGCTGGATCGCCTGTTGCTGGAGGTGGGCCTGAACCCGGAGAAGGATCTGTACATCTGCAATGTAGTGAAGTGTCGTCCTCCCCAGAACCGCCGACCGAAACGCGGGGAATTGACGGCCTGCAGACCCTGGCTGGATCGGCAGATCGACCTGGTGGATCCCGCGGTGATCGTTCTGTTGGGGGCCACGGCCGTGGACAGCCTGCTGGGCATCAAAACTGGAATGACCCAGCTCAGAGGTCAGTGGCTCAGCTGGAATGGACGGTCGGTGATGCCGATCTTTCACCCGTCGTATCTGTTGCGCAATCCATCCACGGCGGCCGATGCCCCCACGGCGTTGACCCGGGCCGATCTCACCGCAGTGCAGCAGCGACTGTGCGAACGTTGA
- the ispG gene encoding (E)-4-hydroxy-3-methylbut-2-enyl-diphosphate synthase: MTALDRRYDTQIHRRMTRTVMVGDVAIGSDHPVVVQSMINEDTLDIDAAVAGIVRLAEAGSEIVRVTTPSMAHARAMGEIRAAVRARGCTVPLVADVHHNGVKIAMEVAQHVDKVRINPGLFVFDKPDPNREEFSEQEFAAIGARIRETFAPLVTLLRDQNKALRIGVNHGSLAERMLFTYGDTPKGMVESAMEFVRICDELDFHNIVISMKASRAPVMLAAYRLMADTMDKEGFNYPLHLGVTEAGDGDYGRVKSTAGIATLLADGLGDTIRVSLTEAPEREIPVCYSILQSLGLRKTMVEYVACPSCGRTLFNLEEVLHKVREATSHLTGLDIAVMGCIVNGPGEMADADYGYVGKTPGVISLYRGRDEIRKVPEEDGVTALIQLIKEDGRWVEPD; encoded by the coding sequence ATGACAGCCCTGGATCGGCGTTACGACACCCAGATCCATCGACGCATGACTCGCACCGTGATGGTGGGTGATGTCGCGATCGGCAGTGACCACCCCGTGGTGGTGCAGTCGATGATCAATGAGGACACACTCGACATCGATGCGGCAGTCGCAGGCATCGTCCGCCTTGCGGAGGCTGGCAGTGAAATCGTGCGTGTCACCACGCCGTCGATGGCCCACGCCCGGGCGATGGGGGAGATCCGTGCTGCGGTCCGTGCCCGTGGATGCACGGTGCCGTTGGTGGCCGATGTCCATCACAACGGCGTCAAGATCGCCATGGAGGTGGCTCAGCACGTCGACAAGGTCCGCATCAACCCGGGCCTGTTCGTCTTCGACAAGCCGGACCCCAACCGAGAGGAGTTTTCCGAACAGGAATTCGCGGCCATCGGTGCGCGGATCCGCGAAACGTTCGCACCGCTGGTCACCCTGTTGAGGGATCAGAACAAGGCTCTGCGCATCGGGGTGAACCATGGCTCCCTGGCGGAGCGAATGCTGTTCACCTACGGCGACACCCCCAAGGGCATGGTCGAGTCGGCCATGGAATTCGTGCGCATCTGCGATGAGCTCGACTTCCACAACATCGTGATTTCGATGAAGGCGTCGAGGGCGCCGGTGATGTTGGCGGCCTACCGCCTGATGGCGGACACCATGGACAAAGAGGGATTCAACTACCCCCTGCATCTCGGTGTGACCGAAGCCGGTGACGGCGATTACGGCCGCGTCAAGAGCACGGCGGGAATTGCGACGTTGCTGGCCGATGGACTTGGCGACACCATCCGGGTGTCCCTAACCGAGGCGCCGGAACGGGAAATCCCCGTCTGTTACTCGATTCTTCAATCCCTTGGTCTGCGCAAGACCATGGTTGAGTACGTGGCCTGCCCCAGCTGCGGCCGCACCTTGTTCAATCTCGAAGAGGTGCTGCATAAGGTCCGGGAAGCCACGTCCCATCTCACGGGACTGGACATCGCCGTTATGGGCTGCATCGTCAACGGCCCAGGTGAGATGGCAGATGCGGACTATGGCTATGTCGGCAAGACACCGGGTGTGATTTCGCTGTACCGGGGTCGCGACGAGATCCGCAAGGTGCCCGAGGAGGACGGCGTCACGGCTTTGATCCAGTTGATCAAGGAGGACGGGCGTTGGGTGGAGCCGGACTGA
- a CDS encoding VOC family protein: MSSINLSWVLAAEDPQRLARFYAALLGCPQRDGFSPSHCIVDLGGAGRLEIYRPSRNRPFPQRGRAVAPCLRLPPMDGPLEALQQQLPTWLALGASLMEPARQEPFGAEVWLADPEGNPVLMVQPFPRAST; this comes from the coding sequence ATGAGCTCCATCAACCTGAGCTGGGTGCTGGCTGCTGAGGATCCGCAGCGGTTGGCCCGCTTTTATGCCGCCTTGCTGGGGTGCCCCCAGCGGGATGGCTTCTCCCCCTCCCACTGCATCGTTGATCTAGGTGGAGCAGGGCGTCTGGAGATCTACAGGCCGTCCCGGAACCGCCCGTTTCCCCAGCGCGGACGCGCGGTGGCTCCCTGCCTGCGCCTGCCGCCGATGGATGGCCCCCTGGAGGCTCTGCAGCAACAGTTGCCCACCTGGCTGGCCCTGGGGGCGTCGTTGATGGAACCAGCTCGGCAGGAGCCCTTCGGTGCCGAGGTCTGGCTGGCTGATCCCGAGGGCAATCCGGTGCTCATGGTGCAACCCTTCCCCCGTGCGTCCACCTGA
- the mfd gene encoding transcription-repair coupling factor — MPLRSLVTQLRDAALTGELLQRSERDDRLLLRGAGRISRALLASALAQRDKRPLLVVVPTLEEAGRWTALLELMGWSSASLYPTSEGSPYEPFDPTSEIIWGQLQVLSDLIGTEDPATKAIVATERCLQPHLPPRESLEAICRTLKKGDEIDLDDLADTLARLGYERVSTIDQEGTWSRRGDIVDIYPVSSELPVRLEFFGEELDKLREFDPATQRSLDPVERLQLTPTGFGPLVADQLRDSMPEGLDQLLGDEATEELLEGGTPEGLRRLMGLAWGQPACLLDYLPTSTSVVVDERRHGLAHGQQWLDHAVEHHSDMASELGFSEEERDALWPAVLQRSIEEAYGLAEAWHGFDMAELLEEDGHPNSFDLASRPMPAYPNQFGKLGGLIKGFQKEKTAVWLISAQPSRAVALLEEHDCIGRFVPNPGDAPAIGRLIEQNTPVALKSSGTAELEGLQLPAWRLALVTDREFFGQQTLGSSGYVRRRRKAASRTVDPNKMRPGDFVVHRNHGIGRFKAMEKLAVSGDVRDYLVVQYADGILRVAADQLGSLGRYRATSETPPQLSKMGSAAWTKAKERAKKAVRKVAMDLVKLYAERQQADGFAFPCDGPWQNELEESFPYEPTPDQLKATADVKGDMEKAEPMDRLVCGDVGFGKTEVAIRAIFKAITAGKQVAMLAPTTVLAQQHWRTLSERFAPYPIKVALLNRFRTASERKTILEGLKGGTIDAVVGTHQLLGKGASFQQLGLLVVDEEQRFGVNQKEKIKVLRKDVDVLTLSATPIPRTLYMSLSGVREMSLITTPPPLRRPIKTHLAALDPETVRSAIRQELDRGGQVFYVVPRVEGIEDVAAGLREMLPGLKLLVAHGQMAEGELESAMVAFNAGEADVMLCTTIVESGLDIPRVNTILIEDAHRFGLAQLYQLRGRVGRSGIQAHAWLFYPGNGSLSDNARQRLRAIQEFAQLGSGYQLAMRDMEIRGVGNLLGVEQSGQMGTIGFDLYMEMLQESLAEIQGQDIPSVDDTQVDLPVTAFVPADWITDPDEKIAAYRAAADCRSGEALVELAAGWADRYGALPAAVQSLLQLMELKLLARRCGISRIKPEKPNIVLETPMEEPAFRLLRQGLPQHLHGRLVYQSGKALQHKVLARGLGVLPMEKQLEQLMEWLRLMAAQIPDADGKTEAQRVEEQGQQNEAVLRV, encoded by the coding sequence ATGCCCCTGCGTTCCCTGGTGACCCAGCTGCGTGATGCAGCCCTCACTGGCGAACTGCTGCAGCGCAGCGAACGTGATGATCGTCTGCTGTTGCGGGGTGCCGGTCGGATAAGCCGTGCGCTGCTCGCGAGCGCCCTTGCACAACGGGATAAGAGGCCGTTGCTGGTGGTGGTGCCCACCCTTGAGGAAGCCGGTCGCTGGACGGCTCTGCTGGAACTGATGGGGTGGAGCAGCGCCAGCCTCTATCCCACCAGCGAGGGATCGCCCTACGAACCGTTCGATCCCACCAGCGAAATCATCTGGGGACAGCTGCAGGTTTTAAGTGACCTGATCGGTACCGAGGATCCGGCGACGAAAGCCATCGTGGCCACTGAGCGTTGCCTGCAACCGCACCTGCCGCCGAGGGAATCCCTCGAGGCCATCTGTCGCACCCTGAAAAAAGGCGATGAGATTGACCTGGACGACCTGGCGGACACCCTGGCTCGCCTCGGTTACGAACGGGTGTCCACCATCGACCAGGAAGGGACGTGGAGCCGACGCGGCGACATCGTCGACATCTACCCGGTGAGCAGTGAACTGCCGGTGCGCCTGGAGTTCTTCGGGGAAGAGCTGGACAAACTCAGGGAATTTGACCCGGCAACCCAGCGCTCGCTAGATCCCGTGGAGCGCCTGCAGCTCACCCCCACGGGATTCGGTCCGCTGGTGGCCGATCAACTGCGGGACTCCATGCCGGAGGGGCTGGATCAGCTGCTGGGGGATGAAGCCACTGAAGAGCTTCTTGAGGGAGGCACCCCCGAAGGTCTTCGTCGCCTGATGGGTCTGGCTTGGGGCCAACCGGCCTGCCTGCTCGACTATCTCCCGACCTCCACCTCGGTCGTGGTTGATGAGCGCCGCCATGGTCTGGCCCATGGGCAGCAGTGGCTGGATCACGCCGTGGAGCACCACAGCGACATGGCAAGTGAGCTCGGCTTCTCGGAGGAGGAACGGGATGCGCTCTGGCCAGCAGTCCTGCAGCGCAGCATCGAGGAGGCCTATGGCCTGGCCGAGGCCTGGCATGGCTTTGACATGGCAGAACTGCTCGAGGAGGACGGCCACCCCAACAGTTTTGATCTGGCCAGTCGTCCGATGCCGGCGTATCCGAATCAGTTCGGGAAGCTTGGTGGTCTGATCAAGGGCTTCCAGAAGGAGAAAACCGCTGTCTGGCTGATCTCCGCTCAACCCAGTCGGGCGGTGGCTCTGCTGGAGGAACACGACTGCATCGGGCGCTTTGTTCCCAATCCAGGCGATGCACCGGCGATTGGACGGTTGATCGAACAGAACACGCCCGTGGCGCTGAAATCGTCCGGCACCGCCGAACTGGAGGGGTTGCAACTACCGGCCTGGCGCCTGGCCCTGGTCACAGACCGCGAGTTCTTCGGTCAGCAGACCCTGGGGTCCAGCGGTTACGTGCGCCGCCGCCGCAAGGCGGCCAGCCGCACGGTGGATCCCAACAAGATGCGGCCCGGGGACTTTGTCGTCCATCGTAACCACGGCATCGGTCGCTTCAAAGCGATGGAGAAGCTGGCGGTGTCAGGCGACGTGCGCGATTACCTCGTGGTGCAGTACGCCGATGGAATCCTCCGGGTTGCTGCAGACCAGCTGGGAAGCCTCGGCCGTTACCGAGCCACCAGCGAGACCCCACCTCAGCTGAGCAAGATGGGCAGCGCCGCCTGGACCAAAGCCAAGGAACGGGCCAAGAAAGCGGTCCGCAAGGTGGCGATGGACCTTGTGAAGCTCTATGCGGAGCGCCAGCAGGCCGATGGCTTCGCCTTCCCCTGTGATGGTCCCTGGCAGAACGAACTGGAGGAGTCGTTCCCCTACGAACCGACCCCGGATCAGCTGAAGGCCACCGCCGATGTGAAGGGCGACATGGAAAAAGCCGAGCCAATGGACCGTCTGGTCTGCGGAGATGTCGGCTTCGGCAAGACGGAAGTGGCCATTCGCGCCATCTTCAAAGCGATCACAGCGGGGAAACAGGTGGCCATGCTGGCCCCCACCACCGTGCTGGCCCAGCAGCACTGGCGAACACTCTCCGAACGGTTTGCCCCTTACCCGATCAAGGTGGCGCTGTTGAATCGCTTTCGCACGGCATCAGAGCGGAAGACGATCCTGGAGGGCCTCAAGGGGGGCACCATCGATGCGGTGGTCGGCACCCATCAGCTGCTCGGCAAGGGAGCCTCGTTCCAGCAACTCGGCTTGCTGGTGGTCGACGAAGAACAGCGCTTCGGCGTCAATCAGAAGGAGAAGATCAAGGTGCTGCGAAAGGACGTCGACGTCCTCACCCTTTCGGCGACGCCGATCCCCAGAACGCTGTACATGAGCTTGTCCGGCGTGCGGGAGATGAGCCTGATCACCACTCCACCGCCGCTGCGTCGTCCGATCAAAACCCATCTGGCAGCCCTTGATCCGGAAACGGTGCGCAGCGCCATCCGCCAGGAGCTGGACCGTGGGGGACAGGTGTTCTATGTGGTGCCGAGGGTGGAGGGCATCGAGGATGTGGCTGCGGGACTGCGGGAGATGCTGCCCGGCCTGAAACTGCTGGTGGCCCACGGCCAGATGGCGGAAGGCGAACTGGAGAGCGCCATGGTGGCCTTCAACGCCGGGGAAGCCGATGTGATGCTTTGCACCACCATCGTCGAAAGCGGCCTCGACATCCCACGGGTGAATACGATTCTGATCGAGGATGCCCACCGTTTCGGACTGGCCCAGCTTTACCAGCTGCGGGGTCGGGTGGGCCGAAGCGGCATTCAGGCTCACGCCTGGTTGTTCTATCCCGGCAATGGTTCGCTGAGTGACAACGCACGCCAACGCCTGCGGGCCATTCAGGAGTTCGCGCAGCTGGGCAGTGGCTATCAGCTGGCCATGCGCGACATGGAGATCCGCGGCGTCGGCAACCTTCTGGGGGTGGAACAGAGCGGCCAGATGGGGACCATCGGCTTTGACCTCTATATGGAAATGCTGCAGGAATCACTGGCGGAGATTCAGGGCCAGGACATCCCCAGCGTCGACGACACCCAGGTGGATCTTCCCGTCACAGCATTTGTGCCGGCCGACTGGATCACCGATCCCGACGAGAAGATCGCCGCCTATCGCGCTGCGGCCGACTGTCGCTCCGGCGAGGCATTGGTGGAGCTGGCCGCCGGTTGGGCGGATCGTTACGGGGCACTGCCGGCGGCGGTGCAATCCCTGTTGCAGTTGATGGAGTTGAAATTGCTGGCCAGACGGTGCGGGATCTCCCGCATCAAACCGGAGAAACCGAACATCGTTCTGGAGACACCGATGGAGGAGCCCGCCTTCCGTCTGCTGCGGCAGGGGCTACCTCAGCACCTGCATGGTCGATTGGTGTACCAGAGCGGAAAAGCGCTTCAGCACAAGGTGCTGGCACGGGGCCTTGGGGTTCTGCCCATGGAGAAGCAACTCGAGCAGCTGATGGAGTGGCTGCGATTGATGGCGGCGCAGATCCCTGATGCCGACGGCAAGACCGAAGCGCAGCGGGTGGAGGAACAGGGACAGCAGAACGAGGCGGTGCTGCGGGTGTGA